A genomic window from Pseudomonadota bacterium includes:
- a CDS encoding flagellar hook-length control protein FliK — protein sequence MDAIGIDIVASAIPAPSRARANDDGDHGAEFAAHLDQAVDRRAAGLLGSRANAPASNDTASTDVSAAPRSAPSSLDSNAAARAAEDDRRTRRGASQKARDDSNNDRRADRAADPKPKAGASSKASRRNAVVRSDAADADKTAASQANGGAAGQTDNHSKGAAAVADACQDPSDAASAQTSPNSDPPAPAASPPVVIAAVGATASAADDDDASSAALATASFDPTAANASVAVDPTSTPAVAPPTAAAAAAAAADQAATVAATVPSGTAPSLTDITQDTAAAADASGAAQPVTASALAAPAPQSAPAPQSAPAPAAPEPLASAASATPNQAAPVAPAAASTTDVQDPAPAAASGPDRTTAFVATPTVNANPTATATATETGLVLLPAATVAVVPSSTADDDGNDAPLSTASLAALLIAQSASDTPSVPASAAVAALAQSSGAAKMPAQSLTARLLNGDQLAGANAAAAFAQPTLPDFASELGAAGGHAQAAAQPSDQPQAATDTLAADAGSSKPSGAGQPTPLASAPPAQQADATTRTDAPAPSRAVHVPPPVAEQIAVQVSKAVQSDSNRITIQLKPESLGRIDVQLDIRRDGHVAAAITADKPETLDWLRRDATHLDQALKDAGLKTDSGSLSFNLREQRSADQFADRDAGRRTLVSAPSEREIGTDPASPPAAAWRRAAGGVDVSV from the coding sequence ATGGACGCAATCGGCATCGACATCGTCGCCTCGGCCATTCCTGCGCCATCGCGCGCGCGTGCCAACGACGACGGTGATCATGGCGCAGAGTTCGCCGCCCACCTCGATCAGGCGGTCGATCGGCGCGCGGCGGGACTCCTGGGCTCCCGAGCGAACGCCCCTGCTTCCAACGATACCGCCTCCACCGATGTCAGCGCCGCTCCGCGCTCGGCGCCTTCGAGCCTAGACAGCAACGCTGCCGCCCGCGCTGCCGAGGACGACCGCCGCACACGCCGCGGTGCCTCCCAGAAAGCGCGCGACGACAGCAACAACGACCGCCGCGCCGACCGCGCCGCGGACCCTAAGCCTAAAGCCGGCGCATCGTCGAAGGCGTCCCGGCGCAACGCGGTGGTCCGCTCCGATGCCGCCGATGCCGATAAGACGGCAGCGTCCCAGGCAAACGGCGGCGCCGCCGGCCAGACCGACAACCATTCGAAGGGTGCGGCCGCGGTCGCCGATGCATGCCAAGATCCGTCCGATGCGGCATCCGCCCAGACATCACCGAATTCCGACCCGCCGGCGCCGGCCGCGAGCCCGCCAGTCGTTATTGCCGCTGTCGGCGCAACCGCAAGTGCCGCGGATGACGACGACGCCAGCAGCGCTGCTCTCGCCACCGCTTCCTTCGATCCGACGGCGGCCAACGCCAGCGTCGCCGTCGACCCCACGTCGACGCCTGCCGTCGCCCCACCGACAGCGGCCGCAGCAGCCGCGGCCGCCGCCGACCAGGCGGCAACCGTCGCGGCGACGGTCCCGAGCGGCACCGCCCCGTCCCTGACGGACATCACTCAAGACACGGCAGCCGCCGCCGATGCGTCTGGCGCCGCGCAGCCCGTCACGGCGAGCGCGCTTGCCGCCCCGGCGCCGCAATCCGCCCCGGCGCCGCAATCCGCCCCCGCCCCTGCCGCCCCCGAGCCGCTCGCAAGCGCGGCGTCGGCAACTCCTAATCAGGCAGCGCCGGTGGCGCCGGCAGCGGCAAGCACGACCGATGTCCAAGATCCTGCGCCTGCCGCTGCCAGCGGGCCGGATCGCACCACCGCCTTCGTGGCCACCCCCACGGTCAATGCCAACCCGACTGCCACGGCGACGGCCACCGAGACGGGCCTGGTCCTTCTGCCAGCGGCCACGGTGGCGGTGGTGCCCTCTTCCACGGCCGATGATGACGGCAACGATGCGCCGCTCAGCACCGCCTCCCTTGCCGCGCTGCTTATCGCGCAGAGCGCCTCCGATACTCCGTCGGTCCCGGCAAGCGCTGCCGTCGCGGCGCTGGCGCAGAGCTCAGGCGCCGCAAAGATGCCGGCACAGAGCCTGACGGCCAGGTTGCTGAACGGCGACCAGCTCGCGGGTGCGAATGCGGCGGCCGCCTTCGCCCAGCCGACCCTGCCGGATTTCGCCTCCGAGCTGGGTGCGGCAGGTGGGCACGCGCAAGCCGCGGCGCAGCCGAGCGACCAGCCGCAGGCGGCCACCGATACGCTTGCCGCCGATGCCGGTTCGAGCAAGCCCAGCGGCGCCGGACAGCCAACGCCCCTTGCCTCCGCGCCGCCTGCACAGCAAGCGGACGCGACGACACGCACGGACGCTCCGGCGCCAAGCCGAGCCGTTCACGTGCCCCCACCGGTGGCCGAGCAGATCGCGGTCCAAGTCTCGAAGGCGGTGCAATCGGACAGCAACCGCATCACCATCCAGCTGAAGCCGGAGTCCCTCGGCCGCATCGATGTGCAGCTCGATATCCGGCGTGACGGCCATGTCGCCGCCGCGATCACCGCCGACAAGCCGGAAACCTTGGACTGGCTTCGCCGGGACGCCACGCATCTCGACCAAGCGCTGAAGGACGCCGGCCTCAAGACCGACTCCGGCAGCCTGAGCTTCAACCTGCGCGAACAGCGCAGCGCTGACCAGTTCGCCGACCGCGACGCCGGGCGTCGCACGCTGGTGTCGGCGCCGAGCGAACGCGAGATTGGCACGGATCCTGCTTCACCTCCGGCAGCTGCTTGGCGGCGTGCCGCCGGCGGCGTCGACGTCAGCGTGTAA
- a CDS encoding cobalamin B12-binding domain-containing protein: MGQAGATKGEVKGTPGNPLVVGLAQINNSFSGQNYLPYSIGLLQAHTLAHAAAPARYRFLLPLYKRLRADAAVEHLRSADIVGFSLYVWNERLSLEIAKRLKQVRPDVVIVFGGPQVPDRAEAWLRANPFVDIACHGEGEQVFLNLLEALPSGDLSGVPGISFLPPDGAFHHQPKAGRTREIEATPSPYLSGTFRPLIEAHREETWIVLWETNRGCPFACTFCDWGSATQSKVFTFEMDRLKAELDWFSERKIEFIFCCDANFGILPRDIQIAEYAAANKRAKGYPKALSVQNTKNATERAYTTQKILSDAGLSKGVALALQSVDMHTLESIKRQNISLATYEELQKRFTRDNVATYSDLIIGLPGETYDAFVDGVARVIEGGQHNRIQFNNLSILPNAEMGDPAYQAKYGMVTVPTKIINVHGSLEEDIDGIAEMQQLVIATRAMPKEDWRRTRTFAWMTALLHFDKLLQIPLVVAHEVSGVGYRRLIEAFTEVDSSEYPLIASIRDFFLAEAQSIQDGGHELVYSPDYLGIWWPADEFQFIKLTAERKLDAFFAESLRRISEVLAQHAPSAPAEPVKDALRLNQALLSQPQQYDDCTLSLNYDTWRFYRGVLNGQREPLTAGEVSYRIERSKESYEDLATWCREVVWYGHRRGAYYHSNRPVAVELAGHY, translated from the coding sequence ATGGGTCAGGCAGGTGCAACCAAAGGCGAGGTGAAGGGGACGCCCGGCAACCCGCTTGTCGTCGGCTTGGCCCAGATCAACAACAGCTTTTCGGGCCAAAACTACCTCCCCTATTCCATCGGCCTGCTCCAGGCGCACACCCTGGCGCATGCTGCCGCTCCTGCGCGGTACCGCTTCCTGCTGCCGCTCTATAAGCGTTTGCGGGCCGATGCCGCGGTCGAGCACCTGCGTTCGGCCGACATTGTCGGTTTCAGCCTCTATGTCTGGAACGAGCGGTTAAGCCTGGAGATCGCCAAGCGTTTGAAGCAGGTCCGTCCCGATGTCGTCATCGTCTTCGGCGGACCGCAAGTGCCGGACCGGGCCGAGGCGTGGCTTAGGGCCAATCCCTTCGTCGACATTGCCTGCCATGGCGAGGGCGAGCAGGTCTTCCTCAATCTCTTGGAAGCGCTCCCCAGCGGCGACCTCTCAGGCGTGCCGGGCATCAGCTTTCTCCCCCCGGATGGCGCCTTTCACCATCAGCCGAAGGCCGGCCGAACGCGCGAGATCGAGGCCACGCCCTCGCCCTATCTCAGCGGCACCTTCAGGCCGCTCATCGAGGCGCATCGCGAGGAAACCTGGATCGTGCTCTGGGAGACCAATCGCGGCTGTCCCTTCGCTTGCACGTTCTGCGACTGGGGTTCTGCCACCCAGAGCAAGGTCTTCACCTTCGAGATGGATCGGCTCAAGGCCGAGCTCGATTGGTTCAGCGAGCGCAAGATCGAGTTCATCTTCTGTTGCGATGCCAATTTCGGCATCCTGCCGCGGGACATCCAGATCGCCGAATACGCCGCCGCCAACAAGCGCGCCAAGGGCTATCCGAAGGCGCTTTCGGTGCAGAATACCAAGAACGCCACCGAACGCGCCTATACGACGCAGAAAATCCTTTCCGATGCCGGCTTGAGCAAGGGCGTGGCCTTGGCTCTGCAGAGCGTCGACATGCACACGCTTGAGAGCATCAAGCGGCAGAACATCTCGCTTGCCACCTACGAGGAGCTGCAGAAGCGGTTCACCCGCGACAACGTCGCCACATATTCCGACCTCATCATCGGTCTGCCCGGCGAGACCTACGATGCCTTCGTCGACGGCGTGGCCCGGGTGATCGAGGGCGGCCAGCACAACCGCATCCAGTTCAACAACCTGTCGATCCTTCCCAACGCGGAGATGGGCGATCCCGCCTATCAGGCGAAGTACGGCATGGTCACCGTGCCGACGAAGATCATCAACGTGCACGGCTCGCTCGAGGAGGATATCGACGGAATCGCCGAGATGCAGCAGCTGGTGATCGCCACGCGCGCGATGCCGAAGGAGGACTGGCGGCGCACGCGCACCTTCGCCTGGATGACCGCCCTCCTGCACTTCGACAAGCTCCTGCAGATTCCTCTGGTGGTCGCGCACGAGGTCTCCGGCGTCGGCTATCGGCGCCTGATCGAAGCCTTCACCGAGGTAGATTCTTCCGAATATCCGCTCATCGCCTCGATCCGCGATTTCTTCCTGGCTGAGGCGCAGTCGATCCAGGACGGCGGGCACGAGCTCGTCTATTCGCCGGACTATCTCGGGATCTGGTGGCCGGCCGACGAATTCCAGTTCATCAAGCTGACCGCGGAGAGGAAGCTGGATGCGTTCTTTGCCGAGTCATTGCGCCGGATCTCTGAGGTGCTGGCTCAGCATGCGCCATCGGCGCCTGCGGAGCCGGTCAAGGATGCACTGCGACTGAACCAAGCGTTGCTGAGCCAGCCGCAGCAATACGACGATTGCACCTTGAGCTTGAACTACGATACCTGGCGCTTCTACCGAGGCGTGCTCAACGGCCAGCGGGAGCCGCTGACGGCAGGCGAGGTCAGCTACCGCATCGAGCGCTCGAAGGAGAGCTACGAGGATCTCGCCACCTGGTGTCGCGAGGTGGTCTGGTACGGGCACCGGCGCGGCGCCTACTACCACAGCAACCGGCCGGTCGCCGTCGAGCTCGCTGGGCATTATTGA
- a CDS encoding tetratricopeptide repeat protein, which translates to MTTVDQMLAEGLAHHRGGRVPEARSLYARVLDLEPSQPDALALFGTIELQAGRATAALSLLSRALALQPDRRDALIGRARALQQMGEPAAAIGQLKRGLALRGSDAGLLFELGQWLFASDPLAALRTFSHALQLQPDAVGPLCGIGAALDRLGRAEDAARTLRMAGAFAPQHPPAWLMAGLIARSNGRLGDALRDLARALALVPNSIEALDALVWCRQLAGDVRGTVRAARAAHQLVPDRVDLHASYILSLLPVAAASTAEILAQCRAWDARFARSLSGALPPPGNDPDPDRRLRVGYIAAQGFRMHTTASVLWPLIEGHDSRQVEVFCYSDVAPNNEDWVTQRLQSLAFGWCRAGGLSDAELAQQIRSDRIDVLVDMYGYPPGSRLLSLARRPAPVQVNGLPMGSFGLDAVAWAITDDQLTPAGSEEWFHERLLRVPLAYCYRPLVPAPEAKWDPAASRGIVFSSLNQPGKISEAALAAWARILLRLPDARLVLKGMGFIDAAVRAAFLRRARSVGMPEERLELRPWSSSTAEHLATYDEIDIALDPFPYCGVTTTCEALSIGVPVVTLAGDRVIGRYGATFLSAIGLGHLVADSVERYVDIASTLASDRRVLAELRVSLRRDFAASAICDGAAYARSLEAAYRVMWRDWCSRR; encoded by the coding sequence GTGACGACCGTGGACCAGATGCTGGCTGAAGGTCTTGCCCATCACCGCGGCGGGCGGGTCCCGGAGGCGCGCTCGCTCTATGCGCGCGTGCTCGACCTCGAGCCGAGCCAACCCGACGCCCTGGCGCTTTTCGGCACCATTGAGCTGCAAGCCGGGCGCGCGACGGCGGCGCTGAGCCTCCTCAGCCGGGCGCTTGCGCTGCAGCCCGACCGCCGGGATGCCCTCATCGGCCGCGCCCGCGCCTTGCAACAGATGGGTGAGCCGGCCGCTGCAATCGGCCAGCTCAAGCGTGGGCTGGCGCTCCGCGGTTCCGACGCGGGGCTCCTGTTCGAGCTCGGCCAGTGGCTGTTCGCATCCGATCCGCTCGCGGCGCTCAGGACTTTCTCCCACGCCCTCCAGCTGCAGCCGGATGCCGTAGGGCCGCTCTGCGGCATCGGGGCCGCTCTGGACCGGCTCGGCCGCGCTGAGGATGCCGCCCGAACGCTGCGCATGGCCGGTGCGTTCGCGCCTCAGCATCCTCCGGCTTGGCTGATGGCGGGGCTGATCGCCCGCAGCAACGGTCGGCTGGGTGACGCGCTGCGCGACCTCGCCCGCGCCCTTGCGCTTGTGCCGAACAGCATCGAGGCGCTTGATGCGCTCGTCTGGTGCCGGCAGCTCGCAGGCGATGTGCGAGGGACGGTGAGAGCCGCACGAGCGGCGCACCAGCTGGTGCCGGATCGCGTCGATCTGCACGCATCCTACATTCTCTCGCTCCTTCCGGTCGCCGCTGCGAGCACGGCCGAGATTCTGGCGCAGTGCCGAGCTTGGGATGCGCGGTTCGCGCGCTCGCTGTCCGGCGCGCTGCCGCCCCCGGGAAACGATCCCGATCCCGATCGTCGACTGCGCGTCGGCTACATTGCGGCGCAGGGCTTTCGCATGCACACCACGGCGAGCGTGCTCTGGCCGTTGATTGAAGGCCACGACTCGCGGCAGGTCGAAGTCTTCTGCTACAGCGACGTGGCGCCGAACAACGAGGATTGGGTAACCCAGCGCCTGCAGTCCCTCGCCTTTGGATGGTGTCGGGCCGGCGGACTCTCCGATGCGGAGCTCGCCCAGCAGATCCGCTCCGACCGGATCGATGTGCTGGTTGACATGTATGGCTATCCGCCGGGCTCGCGGCTGCTGAGTCTTGCGCGGCGCCCGGCTCCGGTGCAGGTGAACGGCTTGCCGATGGGTAGCTTTGGGCTCGATGCGGTGGCTTGGGCGATTACTGACGATCAGCTGACCCCCGCCGGAAGCGAGGAGTGGTTCCACGAGCGGCTACTGCGCGTGCCGCTCGCCTATTGCTATCGGCCGCTCGTGCCGGCGCCGGAAGCCAAGTGGGATCCGGCCGCCTCGCGCGGCATCGTCTTCAGCTCCTTGAACCAACCCGGCAAGATCTCGGAAGCCGCGCTCGCCGCCTGGGCCCGCATATTGCTGCGTCTGCCCGATGCCAGGCTGGTGCTGAAGGGTATGGGCTTCATCGACGCTGCCGTCCGCGCCGCTTTCCTCAGGCGCGCCCGGAGCGTCGGCATGCCTGAAGAACGGCTGGAGCTACGTCCATGGTCGTCCAGCACGGCCGAGCACCTCGCTACCTATGACGAGATCGACATCGCCCTCGATCCATTTCCATATTGCGGCGTGACCACGACTTGCGAGGCGTTGTCCATCGGTGTCCCCGTGGTCACCCTCGCCGGCGATCGGGTCATCGGACGCTATGGCGCTACGTTCTTGAGCGCAATCGGTCTCGGTCATCTCGTTGCCGATTCTGTCGAGCGCTATGTCGACATCGCATCGACGCTTGCCTCCGACCGCAGGGTGCTGGCGGAGCTGCGCGTGAGCCTCCGTCGGGATTTTGCCGCGTCCGCAATTTGCGACGGCGCCGCCTATGCGCGCTCGCTTGAGGCGGCCTATCGCGTGATGTGGCGCGATTGGTGCAGCCGGCGGTGA
- a CDS encoding NAD-dependent epimerase/dehydratase family protein yields MSRDQHPFAQQPYDGRRVLVTGATGLIGRALVPTLLSRGVQVRTTSTRAPSPALQSGEHQVGDLTHRSFAESLMDGIEVVFHLAGRRGSIGIQNTQAATMLGENLLICLNTLEAARRAGVGALVYTSTVSVYPSMALYQEDLAWSANPHPADQYAAWAKRIAEKQIEAIAKQYGMTDIAVVRPVNCFGPFDNFDPKTALVVPALIGRVEAGEDPLVVWGDGTAVRDFLYVDDVVDGLLRAYERGLGQGPINLGSGIGHSIREVVEAVLAATGRQPTVRWDTSRPAGEPRKVADIARAREILGFQPRTTLLEAIGKTVDWYRAGAGRRFA; encoded by the coding sequence ATGAGCCGAGACCAGCATCCCTTCGCGCAGCAGCCTTACGATGGCCGTCGGGTCTTGGTGACCGGCGCCACCGGGTTGATCGGTAGGGCGCTGGTCCCGACGCTGCTGAGCCGAGGCGTCCAGGTGCGCACCACCTCGACGCGCGCGCCGTCGCCGGCCCTCCAGAGTGGCGAGCACCAGGTCGGAGATCTCACCCACCGCTCCTTTGCCGAGTCGCTGATGGACGGCATCGAGGTCGTCTTCCATCTGGCCGGCCGGCGCGGTTCGATCGGCATCCAGAATACCCAGGCGGCGACGATGCTGGGCGAGAACCTGCTGATCTGCCTCAACACGCTCGAGGCAGCGCGCCGTGCCGGCGTCGGCGCCCTCGTCTACACCTCGACCGTGTCGGTCTATCCGTCCATGGCGCTCTACCAGGAGGACCTGGCCTGGTCGGCGAATCCGCACCCGGCCGATCAATATGCCGCCTGGGCCAAGCGAATCGCCGAGAAGCAGATCGAGGCCATCGCCAAGCAATATGGCATGACCGACATTGCCGTCGTCCGACCGGTCAACTGTTTCGGCCCTTTCGACAACTTCGATCCCAAGACGGCGCTGGTCGTGCCGGCGCTGATCGGCCGCGTCGAGGCTGGCGAGGATCCTCTCGTGGTCTGGGGCGACGGCACCGCGGTTCGGGATTTCCTCTATGTCGACGACGTCGTTGACGGCCTGCTTCGCGCCTACGAGCGCGGTCTTGGCCAGGGGCCGATCAATCTCGGCAGCGGCATCGGTCATTCGATCCGCGAGGTCGTCGAGGCGGTGCTCGCGGCCACCGGCCGGCAACCCACCGTCCGCTGGGATACCAGCCGACCGGCCGGCGAGCCGCGCAAGGTCGCCGACATCGCGCGCGCGCGCGAGATCCTAGGCTTTCAGCCGCGAACTACCCTGCTGGAGGCGATCGGCAAAACCGTCGATTGGTATCGTGCCGGCGCCGGGCGGCGATTCGCGTGA
- a CDS encoding flagellar hook assembly protein FlgD — MTGISSLTNSSATSNASNSTNALANLSQTADKFLTLLTTQLKNQDPLSPMDSTQFTTQLVQFSAVEQSITTNKNLEKLISLQTGNQVSQATTYIGHTIRANGSSQQLQNGAATFGYNLSATAQATSIAITDSTGKVVFHGVGETATGDHSFSWDGKDDNGIQLADGTYKITVGAVDRQNQPVTVTTQVGGKVTGVEVDSSGPVLLIGSVKVNMSDITSVES; from the coding sequence ATGACCGGCATCAGCAGCCTCACCAACTCGTCGGCAACGAGCAATGCCAGCAATTCCACGAACGCGCTCGCGAACCTGTCGCAGACCGCCGACAAGTTCCTGACGCTCTTGACCACGCAGCTCAAGAACCAGGATCCGCTGAGCCCGATGGACTCCACGCAGTTCACCACGCAGCTAGTGCAGTTCAGCGCCGTCGAGCAGTCGATCACCACCAACAAGAACCTGGAGAAGCTGATCTCGCTGCAGACCGGCAACCAGGTGTCCCAGGCCACCACCTATATCGGCCACACCATTCGCGCCAACGGCAGCAGCCAGCAACTGCAAAATGGCGCCGCCACCTTCGGCTACAACCTGTCCGCGACGGCGCAGGCGACCTCGATCGCCATCACCGATTCCACCGGCAAGGTGGTGTTCCACGGTGTCGGCGAGACGGCCACGGGCGATCACAGCTTCAGCTGGGACGGCAAGGACGACAACGGCATCCAGCTGGCCGACGGCACTTACAAGATCACCGTCGGCGCCGTCGATCGGCAAAATCAGCCGGTCACCGTCACCACCCAGGTCGGCGGCAAGGTCACCGGCGTCGAAGTCGACAGCTCGGGTCCGGTCCTGCTCATCGGGTCGGTCAAGGTCAACATGTCGGACATCACCAGCGTCGAATCCTAG